One Agelaius phoeniceus isolate bAgePho1 chromosome 6, bAgePho1.hap1, whole genome shotgun sequence DNA window includes the following coding sequences:
- the LOC129121113 gene encoding uncharacterized protein LOC129121113: MVLGPLQPSGALLRRPPRTPPAGPALRARRASPPRVLLGAGSSLPSSGREGGSGRAAAGGPLPSARAAAPGGGESRGPAPLPARRHGRPPAPALPARADGCRGARPHPGRAPWPAAILARARAPQRPKWPRPKWRRRPEAALGSSWGADPKCLSLVSPPREVTTTITKKLQQRLKQSSKWQTSSRFPDLLPLFLGT, from the exons ATGGTTCTCGGACCCCTTCAGCCCTCAGGGGCTCTCCTCCGGCGACCCCCGCGCACACCGCCCGCCGGACCCGCGCTCCGGGCGAGACGCGCTTCGCCGCCGCGGGTCCTTCTGGGCGCCGGCAGCTCCTTACCTTCCTCCGGCCGAGAAGGAGGGAGCgggagggcggcggcgggcggcccgctcccctcagcccgcGCCGCGGCGCCGGGAGGCGGCGAGTCCCGCGGGcccgccccgctgcccgcccgccgccatgGCCGCCCGCCGGCACCGGCACTTCCGGCTCGGGCCGACGGCTGCCGGGGCGCGCGGCCGCATCCGGGGCGGGCGCCTTGGCCGGCGGCCATCTTGGCTCGGGCGCGCGCCCCTCAGCGGCCGAAGTGGCCTCGCCCAAAATGGCGGCGTCGCCCTGAGGCGGCGCTCGGCTCCTCGTGGGGGGCTGATCCAAAGTGTCTTTCCCTCGTGAGCCCGCCGAGGGAAGTAACAACAACGATTACTAAGAAGTTACAACAGAGACTGAAACAGTCCAGCAAGTGGCAAACGAGTAGTCGATTCCCA GATCTTCTGCCACTTTTCTTGGGGACGTAG